In Primulina eburnea isolate SZY01 chromosome 14, ASM2296580v1, whole genome shotgun sequence, the following proteins share a genomic window:
- the LOC140813089 gene encoding uncharacterized protein: MNSSFQGPNTAVKVYRHLLKAVRKYVGKEEHKAHFTDFIKQEFRKNIKFKDSRKLKLASDYTFYLNSVHHHKDLLLSYNIAVDRTDEMKKILGKSAASVGLKLPDVYQP, translated from the exons ATGAATTCATCATTTCAAGGACCAAATACGGCAGTGAAGGTTTATAGACACCTTCTAAAAGCAGTTAGGAAATATGTTGGAAAAGAAGAACACAAGGCCCATTTCACTGATTTTATCAAGCAGGAATTTAGGAAGAATATTAAATTTAAGGACTCAAGGAAGTTGAAGCTTGCCAGTGATTACACCTTCTATCTTAATAGTGTCCATCATCACaag GATTTATTATTGTCATACAATATTGCGGTGGATAGGACAGATgagatgaaaaaaatattaggaAAATCTGCTGCAAGTGTGGGCCTCAAGCTTCCTGATGTCTATCAACCTTGA
- the LOC140812503 gene encoding uncharacterized protein isoform X1 has translation MGSSHTKDKCNPSEKVVESLKNKVRLLQGDINEMMRIRESEYQSHERESIFFELKKAEWKRERRRLKGELKRLRMACEEKEEMRSKCMRSKCDEHDNGWKMGRDETVEKWKQLYLAVKIELDDLIQRTHIDTEGRMDWKTEETDTLMELKKELRSKEEKIEILQAKLVSVEDQESMREREMGILRQSLRIMSHKKRATTSARGQSRNLDI, from the exons ATGGGCAGTTCTCACACCAAAGACAAGTGCAACCCGAGTGAAAAAGTGGTGGAAAGTTTGAAAAACAAAGTGAGGCTTCTCCAAGGGGACATAAATGAAATGATGAGGATCAGAGAGAGTGAATACCAATCTCACGAGCGCGAATCGATCTTTTTCGAGCTCAAGAAAGCGGAGTGGAAGCGGGAAAGGAGAAGATTGAAAGGGGAGCTGAAGAGACTGAGAATGGCTTGTGAAGAAAAGGAAGAGATGAGGTCGAAATGCATGAGAAGCAAGTGTGATGAACATGACAATGGGTGGAAAATGGGGAGAGATGAAACTGTGGAGAAATGGAAACAGCTCTATCTTGCAGTCAAGATTGAGCTTGATGATCTTATCCAGAGGACTCATATTGATACAG AAGGAAGAATGGACTGGAAAACAGAGGAAACAGACACATTGATGGAGTTGAAGAAGGAACTTCGATCCAAAGAAGAGAAAATCGAGATTCTACAAGCGAAGTTAGTGTCAGTGGAGGATCAAGAATCCATGAGGGAGAGGGAGATGGGAATATTAAGACAGAGCTTGAGAATCATGAGCCACAAGAAGAGAGCAACCACCTCGGCCAGAGGTCAATCAAGAAATTTAGACATATGA
- the LOC140812503 gene encoding uncharacterized protein isoform X2, translated as MGSSHTKDKCNPSEKVVESLKNKVRLLQGDINEMMRIRESEYQSHERESIFFELKKAEWKRERRRLKGELKRLRMACEEKEEMRSKCMRSKCDEHDNGWKMGRDETVEKWKQLYLAVKIELDDLIQRTHIDTGRMDWKTEETDTLMELKKELRSKEEKIEILQAKLVSVEDQESMREREMGILRQSLRIMSHKKRATTSARGQSRNLDI; from the exons ATGGGCAGTTCTCACACCAAAGACAAGTGCAACCCGAGTGAAAAAGTGGTGGAAAGTTTGAAAAACAAAGTGAGGCTTCTCCAAGGGGACATAAATGAAATGATGAGGATCAGAGAGAGTGAATACCAATCTCACGAGCGCGAATCGATCTTTTTCGAGCTCAAGAAAGCGGAGTGGAAGCGGGAAAGGAGAAGATTGAAAGGGGAGCTGAAGAGACTGAGAATGGCTTGTGAAGAAAAGGAAGAGATGAGGTCGAAATGCATGAGAAGCAAGTGTGATGAACATGACAATGGGTGGAAAATGGGGAGAGATGAAACTGTGGAGAAATGGAAACAGCTCTATCTTGCAGTCAAGATTGAGCTTGATGATCTTATCCAGAGGACTCATATTGATACAG GAAGAATGGACTGGAAAACAGAGGAAACAGACACATTGATGGAGTTGAAGAAGGAACTTCGATCCAAAGAAGAGAAAATCGAGATTCTACAAGCGAAGTTAGTGTCAGTGGAGGATCAAGAATCCATGAGGGAGAGGGAGATGGGAATATTAAGACAGAGCTTGAGAATCATGAGCCACAAGAAGAGAGCAACCACCTCGGCCAGAGGTCAATCAAGAAATTTAGACATATGA
- the LOC140811644 gene encoding uncharacterized protein, whose product MTSLSMWPDNSASPAAQSTNFQPPHRQATPPAGHSQQSNLRQSNVYRLLARREVSPRTKRAPKKLWGKTSSHIDFSGIKCEIAKDARQDLFSWAEAESLLRLSARYCPLLPPPRSTIAAAFSADGKTLASTHGDHTVKIIDYQTGKCLKVLSGHRRTPWVVRFHPLHPEVLASGSLDHEVRLWDAKTADCIGSRDFYRPIASIAFHAQGEILAVASGRKLYIWHYNRSGEASSPRIILRTCRSLRAVHFHPHAAPFLLTAEVNDLDSSDPSMTLATSPGYLRYPPPTIYLADTHSSYRSNSGNELPIMSIPFLLWPSIGRRDGTSPSRQNNGDANPNASQQVVDSSASVRLLTFSTPSGQYELVLSPIESSSSPVREDVQNSSLTREMDDAVSQPAVDAMETDMQTEETSNPFFPIGDSAYWEIPFLQGWFIGQSQAGQPALLPQNGGAGEGLSSYSAMGNPSSMVPLVIPNNVGTSRVSSRTGSRHRSSRPRTIPAVGSSDVAAFNGIPSEQGNSQPFMNQVQSEVATSLAAAAAAELPCTVKLRIWSHDVKNPCTPLDTKQCLLTIPHAVLCSEMGAHFSPCGRFLAVCVACILPNMEADPGFQGHVRHDVTGASTSPTRHPVLAHQVVYELRIYSLEAAAFGSVLASRAIRAAHCLTSIQFSPTSEHLLLAYGRRHSSLLKSVVIDGDRTMPIYTILEIYRISDMELVTVLPSAEDEVNVACFHPAVGGGFVYGTKEGKLRILQCDISHGFNTEVSSIPDYNMFEVPAYTIGS is encoded by the exons ATGACGTCATTGTCCATGTGGCCTGATAATTCAGCCTCCCCCGCCGCACAATCGACAAATTTCCAGCCGCCTCATAGACAGGCGACGCCCCCAGCGGGTCATTCCCAGCAATCTAATTTGAGACAAAG TAATGTATATCGCTTGTTAGCACGAAGGGAGGTATCTCCTCGAACAAAACGGGCCCCAAAAAAATTATGGGGCAAGACATCAAGTCATATTGATTTCTCGGGAATCAAATGTGAAATAGCTAAAGATGCCAGACAAGATCTCTTTTCATG GGCTGAGGCAGAGTCATTGTTACGTTTATCAGCCAGGTATTGCCCTCTACTGCCTCCACCAAGGTCTACCATTGCAGCAGCCTTCAGTGCCGATGGAAAGACACTTGCCTCTACCCA TGGAGATCATACAGTAAAGATAATTGACTATCAAACTGGAAAATGCTTAAAGGTATTGAGTGGTCATCGGAGGACACCTTGGGTG GTTAGATTCCATCCACTCCATCCAGAAGTTCTTGCAAGTGGGAGTTTGGACCATGAAGTTCGATTATGGGATGCAAAAACTGCAGATTGTATTGGATCGCGGGACTTTT ATCGCCCAATAGCTTCAATTGCCTTCCATGCCCAAGGGGAAATTTTGGCTGTAGCTTCAGGCCGCAAG CTCTATATATGGCACTACAACAGGAGTGGGGAGGCTTCCTCTCCAAGGATTATATTGAGGACATGCCGTTCACTCCGTGCTGTGCATTTCCACCCACATGCTGCGCCATTTCTTCTTACTGCTGAG GTCAATGATCTTGACTCATCAGACCCTTCAATGACGCTTGCAACTTCCCCTGGATACTTGCGCTACCCCCCTCCTACTATATATCTGGCAGATACTCACTCTTCTTATCGATCAAATTCTGGAAATGAACTACCAATTATGTCCATACCATTTTTGCTCTGGCCTTCAATTGGCCGACGTGATGGAACGTCGCCTTCCCGGCAAAATAATGGGGATGCAAACCCTAATGCTTCACAACAGGTGGTGGATTCTTCAGCCTCTGTGCGACTTCTCACCTTTTCAACTCCTTCTGGACAGTATGAACTTGTATTGTCTCCGATCGAATCAAGTAGTTCTCCTGTGCGAGAAGATGTGCAAAATAGTTCATTAACAAGGGAAATGGATGATGCTGTTTCTCAGCCTGCAGTGGATGCAATGGAGACAGATATGCAGACTGAAGAGACAAGCAATCCCTTTTTTCCAATTGGCGACTCAGCATATTGGGAGATTCCATTTTTGCAAGGCTGGTTTATCGGTCAAAGTCAAGCTGGCCAACCTGCGTTGCTCCCACAAAATGGAGGTGCTGGTGAAGGTTTGTCTTCCTATAGTGCAATGGGGAACCCATCATCAATGGTTCCTCTGGTAATTCCAAACAACGTTGGAACGTCAAGGGTTTCTAGTAGAACAGGTTCACGTCATAGGTCCTCACGGCCCCGCACGATACCAGCAGTTGGATCTAGTGATGTTGCAGCTTTTAATGGTATTCCATCAGAGCAGGGCAATTCACAACCTTTCATGAACCAAGTTCAATCAGAGGTAGCCACATCTCTAGCTGCAGCTGCAGCTGCCGAATTACCTTGCACAGTGAAACTTAGAATATGGTCTCATGATGTGAAAAATCCTTGTACTCCTCTTGATACAAAACAATGTCTCTTAACGATTCCCCATGCTGTACTTTGTAG TGAAATGGGTGCACATTTTTCACCATGTGGAAGATTTTTAGCTGTCTGTGTGGCGTGTATCCTGCCAAATATGGAAGCGGATCCAGGGTTCCAAGGCCATGTACGGCATGATGTAACAGGAGCTTCAACATCTCCAACCAGGCATCCGGTTTTAGCCCACCAAGTTGTGTATGAGCTTAGGATTTATTCCCTTGAAGCAGCTGC TTTTGGCTCAGTTCTAGCATCTAGGGCTATCAGAGCTGCTCATTGTTTGACATCAATACAG TTCTCTCCTACATCCGAGCATCTGTTACTTGCCTATGGTCGGCGCCACAGTTCCCTTCTTAAAAGTGTTGTTATTGATGGAGATCGGACAATGCCAATTTATACTATCCTGGAG ATCTATAGAATTTCTGACATGGAACTTGTGACGGTTCTTCCCAGTGCAGAAGATGAGGTTAATGTAGCCTGTTTCCATCCTGCAGTTGGCGGTGGCTTTGTATATGGAACCAAG GAAGGAAAGCTCAGGATTCTTCAGTGTGATATATCTCATGGATTTAATACTGAAGTATCCTCTATTCCCGATTACAACATGTTTGAG GTTCCAGCATATACAATAGGAAGCTGA
- the LOC140812931 gene encoding uncharacterized protein — protein sequence MVATFPLRLRHHLCSCQSNLILLHFRNPRFQFHSLRSITVSSNHFLLSWPLLVCRSRRWDSNSESYNRNDEVEASYGEFDDNTEQWTDVLRDYIDSIWILKVFRSFGWLLPPIILILLFANGLKAFLMALALPIGQSTFAFALQRMRNSGKNKSKQNTNTKKRRSRTRASRKVKYEEARIWAGKKENHPWFSKNDVAQYNMDNKIANYGGWDELETGRHPNIGSSRSPAQKLSGSQAIDTEKSKLSWRSSESGTPLLLRIP from the exons ATGGTGGCAACCTTTCCTCTCCGACTCCGGCATCACCTGTGTTCTTGCCAATCTAATCTGATTCTGCTACATTTCAGAAATCCCCGTTTCCAGTTTCATTCTCTTCGTTCAATCACAGTATCCAGTAATCATTTCCTACTCTCATGGCCACTGCTAGTTTGCAGGTCCCGCCGCTGGGACTCCAACTCAGAATCTTACAACCGTAACGACGAAGTAGAAGCATCATACGGTGAGTTTGATGACAACACGGAGCAGTGGACCGATGTTCTTCGAGATTATATCGATAGCATCTGGATTTTGAAG GTTTTTCGATCCTTTGGATGGTTGCTTCCGCctataattttaatattgttGTTTGCAAATGGCCTTAAAGCTTTTCTCATGGCACTAGCACTTCCCATCGGACAGTCAACTTTCGCATTTGCATTACAGAGAATGCGAAATTCAGGGAAAAACAAATCAAAGCAAAATACTAATACAAAAAAGAGAAGATCTCGCACTCGTGCATCAAGGAAAGTTAAATATGAGGAAGCTAGGATATGGGCTGGAAAGAAAGAAAACCACCCTTGGTTTTCGAAAAATGATGTTGCACAATATAACATGGACAATAAAATAGCTAATTATGGTGGTTGGGATGAGTTAGAAACTGGCAGGCATCCTAATATAGGGTCTTCGAGAAGTCCAGCTCAAAAATTAAGTGGATCTCAGGCTATTGATACAGAGAAGAGTAAGTTGAGCTGGAGATCGAGTGAAAGTGGTACACCTTTATTGCTGAG AATTCCTTAA